The Coffea arabica cultivar ET-39 chromosome 6e, Coffea Arabica ET-39 HiFi, whole genome shotgun sequence genome contains the following window.
ATCACCAAAATGATTATAAAAGGGGAATATCTCATTTCAAACTTCCAGTAGCAGCACCACCCAAAAATCTTCCAATAGGAATGGAAATTTTACGTATCATTGAGATATCATTACACATTTGTCCAAAACAAGATCCACAGCATTCTCAACATCAAGTTTACTTTATGCCCAGGTTTTGCTCTCTTCATCAAACCAAACTTTGATAGTCAACTCAAAAAAGCAACAAACTTTTTGCAGTGCTCAAATAATGTAATGAGAGTATAAATTTTGGCTATCAAACTTAAGGACAACTTATCGACCATCTCCCccattttcaaaagaatacCAAGCAAAACACTTATAACAAGGGCTTTATTAAACATTGCACTTATGACAGACCATTCTGTTCCCATATTTGACagaactttcttttctttccagcATTTTTTTCCtgtcctttcttttcctctttagCTATGGGAGAGGAAAGGAAGGGGAGAACTCATGGCAACAATTCTCCATGTCAAAAAAGTTCACACCATATGTAGCATCCTCAGGAGATCATCAACAGAAACATATGCAATGCTTCTGTCATGTCTAACTTAGATCaacaagaatataaaataaaaatagtcAGGCTGTAATTGTACATTTAACAAAAGGACCAAAATAACTAAAGAGTTCATAATGGATATAGACTATATTGTAATGCATCAGATTCAAAAATCAAGAATGGTTAAGATACAGTGTTTGGAAGCTGGAACCACTCTTAGCTTCTTAATAGACTCTTTGAAGACCCTCAAGATCaaccaatcaagattttttACATCCACTTTTAGACAATAAAGAAGTTAGTTTTCAGCCTAAAGGTAAGCTTGTAGTTAAGCTTACTTCCGCAATTCGTAAGAACACTCTCAGAAAATTAAGAGACTCCAATTAGTTAGTACATTTTAAATGAGTATTAGGTGATATAAAGCTTTTCATAAACAATACAGCACTTGGAGGGCTAGGACTAGACCACAAAAGATTTCTTGATTATTTAACTAACCTGATGGTgggaaatttttccaaaacGACCTGAATTGCTTCAGTCTAAAGCTTACATTCAAAGAGAAGTTTATTCTTCTTTGTCTACAAGCTACCTGACTCTCAGGTTAGAGACAAGAAGTGGTCCAAATTTAACATCACATCACAGGCTACTATATTGCATACTTTAGAATCATGTCTGTCCAAGGTTTAAAGCTAACATGGTGTACCTGAGACTACAAAACAAGATCCCAAAGCAACTTAACAAATGCTTAGAGAAGTATATTACAAATAAAAGGAGAGgggaaaaaaactaaaaaatctGAATATAGACTCCAGTCAATTATGTTTTAGCCTTTTGCAAATCCTAGTATCATAAATATGAGTGGAGGAGGTCCTGCTTTGCCAAACGCTCAAAACACATTACCATGATAAGTAGctaaattaaaaacaaaacagTAAGAGCAACATTACCAATTGCATGGGCATAAACCAGAAAAGATAGTGCGCTAATAAGAAGTGTTATTTGCAATCAAGTTAAATTGCAAGGACAGAGGAAAAAATCTCACAGCACAACAAATTTGTGTTTCACTAGTGACTGATACTAATGACAAGAAACAGAAAATGGAACAAAATGCTGCATATATCACTATGAACCAACCTTTTCTGCTGCATTCCGCAACTTCTTGCTAGCCattgaaggaagaaaagaatatGACAAGAGAATAGCATTACGGTTATTCCGATCCTTGCACTCCATGAACCTGAATGATTACCATGATTAATACCTACAAGAAAATTATCAAGATTCAAAAAACCAAGCCCATGAGCTTCACAAAGAACTTTCTACAATGAAACTGTAATCATCGGTGAACCTAAACTTAGAGGGAAGAGGAAGTGACCAACCCCAGCATGATTCAACAAGTTAAAGGGCTCAAAACTTAGATCCTTTACCAACCCAAAAACAAGATCATCCTTCAACAGtgtgtaacaaaattttaaagacTGATTGCTTGTATACAAATCATTGAACGCAAGGAAGATGGAACAGTTTAGAACAAAGCAAAAGGCAATACATAAGTGTTAAATTACCATGATAGATGACTGGCTGTTCGATTTATGAGTAAAATATTCGAATACGAACTTTTTGATCCAAGATCCTCCCGGCTAACTCCTTGCACATTGGCGATCCCTCTGGATCCTAATTTCATGCTTGTTAATAGCACCCGATGCCATTCTTTTGAGTTATCCAAAATTACAGGTACTGTTCCAGATATGAGATCAAGATCATACAAGGAATCCATTGCACAAGAGCTAGCTGCCCAcctaacaaaaaaattaaaattgtagGTTAGTCATTAAATGACCCCTTTTTGCTGATTTATTTCATCATGCACTTAAGGATAATATAAATGGAATAAAACAAACAAGccttacaaaatttttcagcTGCAACACTTTGTTTTACTCTTTATcgattcatttttgttttagaaGCATTTGTAAGCAATTAGTAATACTGGAAAACTTGATACTTGCATCTTTTAAATCAAACAAGTAGCAACTGTAACCATTTTTGTCTTACctttatttcttatattttctttttttcctttcaatgtAAGAGGCCAGAGTTTGCAGTGATACTAAATACAAGTCTTGCCAGAACTCACCTTTCTTCTGAACTGGCATCATTGGACTGGTGAAGAATCCCTTTCTTATTGTGTATTGGATTGATGCACATTCTAGAAGGCATTACCAAGGTTCTGAATCATACAAAAGGAGCAAAGAACAGGAATCAGTAGGCCTTTTTTTGCATAATTATGGGCattagaaaaggaagaaaaacttggAATGCTAAGTCCACCAATTGTCAAAACAGATGCTTTTCTGTTCTTCAGTGAGTAAATTGAATCAATGAGGCCATGAAAGGGGAAGACCCACAAAGCCTGTAACCCAGTAGCACCAGAGCATGATGCTAACAGCTCCAAGTCTTTTAAGGGTTACATCCATAGAGTAAGACTTCCAACTGAATGTGAAAACAGGTCCTCCAAGTGCAAAACACTAAGAAGAATGGAAAGCCTTAAAATGCAAAAGTTTGCCAGAGTAAGCTAAAATCTCGAAAGTCAAAATTGCAGAACGTGCAGGTAACTAGAACatgtttgttttgttataaTTGTAGATAACATCCAGCAAAAATTCTCATTGATATGTAACTAAAGTTGCATACTACCACAGCTCACATGTGCTGGTTTATCTCTATATGCTACAATTTCATCAGCTGTCCCCAAATTCTTGCAACACCTCAAACAGTTTTTTGAATCACAAAACAACATTCAAGCAATGCAGTGTAAAACATGCATCACCCATAATTAATACTGCAAAACTGTCCTCTTCATTTAAAAGTTCCAGTCTTTCCCAACAAAATCCTAAAGAAAGACAGGGGACTAACGGTAAAATCAAATCCAATGATACATACACAGGGGAAAGCAACATTCTTCTATTCCCCTAGGCACAGGATTCAATTGAAGTCACTTGAATCTCCCATTTTGCAATGTTTAGATAACACCCTCAttccaaatgataaaatctataACCTCCACAATCAGATTCACTCAGGGAAAGGGGGATAACGGAGAATAAAAGGAGGATCAACTTTTCTTTTATATCAGTAATAACGAGGGTATTTACGAAGACAAAATCAATCTATCTCAAGGTAAACTACACCAGATTTAATTATTCACTTTTACTCAGTACCGGAAAATAATGcagcttcctcttcttcaataCTAAACCCATATTACATCCAATCAAAGATTCAAAGTTACTAATAGAATGCATTATATGCCGGGTGTGTAAGTAAAATTCTTCCCACTATACAATTATGGCAGTGCACTTGTACTTTGCGCTGCCAATGTTGTATATAACTATATATTTCCTGATCAGTAAAATTTACGACTTTCTGAACCAAATTGAGTTAAAAAGGGGACAAAGAAGAGGGGAAATGAAAGGGAGATCAACATTCTTCTATATCAGTATCATGCGCAGTTTACTTACTGAAAACCAGTCCATTTTGAGGTAAACTACATCATATTTACAGAATTAGTTGTACTTAGCAATGCCAAAAGATGCAGATCTCTCTCTTCTTTAAAATTAGATCCGTACTATATCCAATCAAAATTACTAGCAGACTCATAATAGACGTAATGCATAAGCAGAATTCTTCCATCGATACTATATGAAATTTACTTGTACTTTTGCCAATGTGGTACTTTACCAATACCTTCTATCATAAACCTTCATCCTTCCAATGGAAACCCCTCAATGGGGAAAGTTGGATAATGGACCAGAAGAGACAAAACTACAAAAATCCCAAGGCCGTGAATAATCAACAATATTCCTCTCATTCTCCTTATAGTGAAGGATCAGCAAACTCTCCTCTCCCCTATTAAATTTTTAAGAAATCCAATCAATATCACCAGTAAATCCAGTAATATACATGCTGTACGTCCAAAATTGCTCCTCTATTACTATTATCGCTTGTACCCAGTGCTGACAATCTTGTACTTCAATATACCACTGATAACAAAGCTCCATTTTTTAAAACCAAAACCTCTCCGAAACGAGAATTAACataataaaacaacaaaagaacaaaaacccACTTGTCCAAGCATTCACGTAGTCAAGAATTTTCGGTTTCTCCTTCCGTTAaaaatactaatatatttaccTCTGAAGATACATCGCCTCCTCAAGAGCACACCTGAGGCTGGACTCTTGGTGACCAAGGCCTTCACAAGACTCACAATGCTTCCCGGGACAGTCAATTCTATTGCCCCAATACAAATACTTCTCAGAATCTCTATGATTCCTAGCATTGCTGCTCTGTATACTCGTTTCTGTGATGGaataaaaaaacccttttgtgGAAGAGAAAGAAGATGCAATGTAGAAAACAGCAATGCAGCCAACTGTAGCTGTAAGGATTATAAGAATGGAAGATCTAGAAGGTGGCCTCTGGAGAGGCTTTCCTCTCTGGGTTTTGTGGATCGCCATTTTGCTTGTTGGGTGTCCCTGTATAACTTTTATATCAAGTgagattcaaagaaaataaaaatagatttttttttcttgttcaatTTTCCATTATgtctaatttcttttttttttttcccctccttAGGGCTGGGCCTGTACTAGTTTGCAATTTTGTAAAAACTTGTCGTGGAAAGTGACAGTACAAAAGGAGTATATTTCAACAATAACCTTCTTCTTTAAAACTATTCTCAAATTAATACACTTTCAAAATTTATTCTCTTGTTAATTTACTTGttgcctttttaaaaaaaaaaaatttacttgttGCCATGTGGACTCTGAGTATGGAAGGTATTCACATTCTCATCTTATGTTGAGAAATACAATCCACAATAATGGATTCTtaataacttttcaatagttCAAATGTTGCTACTTGCGTACAATCTTAAAGATacataaaaatatttatttatctattattAAGTTAATTAGTATTTTTCACGTTAGATTGGCTCATATAGTGTGATAAATTTTATACTAACAATGACCTAGTCAtattctttctcctttttttttgaatgtatTCTTTTTTGATGAGtcaaaaaatgcaagggaaatttttttgaacttttctttCCCCTTATAGCGGAATTTTTATAGTTCATGTAAACTATGATATCACATGTATCTTGAAATGCTTACTCGTACTTCaaacaatttgaatttttgcaaatttcttaaaatttACAATGTCAGGAGAATACCATATATAAAATTGCAAGtaacaagaaaaaagagaggaactTGTGAAATAACAATCAAGAATGATGCTAAAGAGGAACAAtgacagcaaaaaaaaaaaaaaaaaatttcggcaAAAGCATTGCTATTTAGAGGGTGGTCGACAATTTTAAACCACTAATTATGGATCCACTTTCCTTTTCCAATTTGCCTACAGAATGTCATTAGAGCACTGAATAAAGAATAACTATGTCATACATGAAAAAAGATTTACAAGtgattcttttcctttgatggTAGTCGACATAGCAATAACTAGATTAATAAGggaataaaaattgaaaaaacattACTACGAGATTATTTTCTGAAAAGTAGATTATTTTAACCAAAAACTCTAGTGAAGAGAAATTAGTATCAACAAAACCCCACTATAGGTTAGATTTtaggttttaaattttttaattattaaataattcAAAATCTAGTTTCCAAAGCAAAtacaaacataaaaaaaaattgattatctaaaataaaaatatgaaatcATGTGAATTATctaaaatttaaatatgaaatTAGATGAGATGATCAATTGTGTATTGGaaattttattttagataatgaGGTTTAATTAAATCCACCTTTCTAGCAGTTTGtccaaacattttttttattgaggtttttttaattgcacttagttcatttcttttttcccttttttggtaCTTAGTTCATTTGTTTTCATTCAAGTTACcaattattactttttttttttggattaattgCATCTACCTCGTTATGCTTTAGCCAAACTACGACAAGACTCCGTGAAGTTTGAAAAATAGGTCAGTCTTTTTTCACTCCAACGTTTGTTTATCCCAATCAAACCAAAAGATACTAAAAGGTCCAAAATTACCCCTTCATGTCTTACCAATGAAGgataaacaaaaaacaaaaaataaattttttatacactgacagtgcatATACTATCACCGTTAGTTGGATCCATAATACGTGTGAAACGGTGATCCATAACACATGTGCAAAAaagttgaaattcaaattcaaattttatatagttgtcattcattcaAAACTAACAGTATAGTGTATACTATCAATATAAGAAACATTAATCCGAAAACAAAATtgatataaaaaagaaaagttcagcaaagaaaaacaaatgctTTGCTTCTCCATCCACCGCTTTTGTTCCAAAAACCACTAGTAACTGCACTAGTGCATTCCCAATTTGTGTAATACTAGGAGGCATAAACCGCGCAGTGCGCGGTGGAAAAAGAGGTGAACATGCCCAATTTAGCAATCCATTAATAGAATTCGTTtgtttctgatgaaatttaattaCAAAATTAGAGCACACTTTAATATAACGATGTAACCATGTAAAAAATAGTAAGCGTTATTCTCAACAAAGAACCAGAATATTAGAGAATATTGTCCAAATTGACATCTACACTTGCTATGTCAAGGAGAGGTTGCGCCATGGTTTAGTTACGAGATCCATCAATTTCCTACAGATGCAGCTACTTAAActtataaacatcattaggGTTGGATTTTGGTATTGTCATGCTCTCAAAATAGTGaaaacatttatattaatataatttttggGCTTTTAACGCAGAAAGTAGACCATATCCCAAATATTCCTGATTCATATGAGAactcaaatatatcaaaaacaggAAAATCACGAAGGATGGATACAAATTTCTCctaacaatataaaaatcaataaTCACCATGCAGTGGTACACTTTTAGTTTACATAAACTGACTAAAGAAAAATTCTGAAGCTAAAACCCTAACTCTGGAATAAATGGAGTTCTTGTTTCATGGAGTCTTCTGCATTCCATACTCGGTAACTTCCCCTGAACAAAGAATGTGCAAACAGCTATCAGCTTTAGAATGGCTGCCAATTTGTCAACTATTTACACACAAGGAGTATGCTCTCACACCCTCcagaataaacaaaagaaaaatgccaTTGGTATAGATACAAGCCAAAAACGGAATTACAGTATACAATAGCATGACACAACCAATAAAGGCTTCTGCAGGGCTAGCTACTGTCTTTATGATCATTTGTAAAGGAATGAGGTAGGGCAAGCCTTTTCACCATCAATGCCATATACTTTCCCTGGTGCTCTGCAAGTGCAAGCTCTGTTTCATAGGTTCCCTTGTGTGATCTCCCAGGAAAACTCCTGCTCCATGAAGAGAACCTCCTCTCAGGACATTCATCTTAAACATTCCTGTTCGACAATGTGTATCCTATTGGAACGTAGATCATATCATGGTGGACTCACTGGGTAATTGCTGTCCGCTTGTAAAATAGAAAGTAGTAAATAACCAGCATTTATTGTGAAATGCAACTCTGGACTCATTCAATGACAGCAAGAATATACCCATCCTTTCCTGTAGGGAGTTAAGCATGTAAAGAGGTAGAGTAAATAACCTGAAATTAAAGAGAGACAAAAGCAAGAGTGTATGTGGCTAGCCAATAGGTAAAAGCTTGTTATCTAGAAAAAAAACTTCTTTATCCTTGTCATACCACATTTTTGGTTCCCAACCTAAAGGGGCACAGCATCATTGCAATAACTTCTCCTACGATTACGCTTAACTCAGAACATCCCCTTCTTCAGAAACGATTACCCATCTTACCCTTGGAAACTGGGATTAGTATAGAGAAGGCACATGCAGCAGGTTGTCTAAAACTATAAAAACTGAACCGGAGGATTGGTCAAGCTCAGCGGAATTGAAGTTTAATAGTTTAACGTAGCTGCTCTTCAACCAGAACAAGCGGATTAAGAGCTGCTATGCCATGGATGCCCTTCAGTATTTGGCTGGAGGGCATCATTTGCCTTCCAAAAGATGTATCAGTAGTTCATgacttgtaaatggttaataaATGTGTGAGAGAAACTCAGAACTTAATGGACCTAATACAAAACTGATGTTATTTTGGACCTTAATTGTGCTCGTCTCTTGCAAACTTTTGGGCaccaaaatcaaccaaaaaacaCTTTGTAACCTCTAAAGCTTACATAATGCAATTTCTGATTATCAAATGAGGTAAAAACTTTTGGGTGTCAATGCTAATTACACATTATCTGATCTTTGATCGGCAAATTCAGGGACCTGTGAGCTAATATGTATTCCAGGAGAGGAAAGTTTCATAGGATAGATCCTAAGCTTCACAACTTCTACCATAGCTTCACAAGGGCCTCATTTTAGTGCAAATCTAAGGCAGTAAGACAAAATATGTATTCCAGCAGGAAATCCAAGTAACGGGTTCTTCTTTATTCTCTCCCCTTTTTTGGGGTGGAATCCTAGAACTAAAAAAAATAACCCAAATAGCACATGAAACAAGGCAAAGAAAAgcttaaaagaaaggaaaacaaaaaaaaagtttctttgAGGAGAAATATGCCATGAAAGAAAGGATTTCATTGGACAAACCACCAACAAAAAATTCCAGAGCgcaaaaatcaaaacaaacaacCATGAAACAAGCAAAAACAGCAGCTGATAATTATAAAAAGTAGCAACACCACAATAGTTCAAACATGGAAGGAAAATAGacaaaaatggagagaaaaaaacaaaataatgaagGCAGTACCTTAAAGGACATAAGATGCCTCAGTGCTAGCAGCTCTTTCTCAAACGAAAAATAAGAGTCCAAACCTTTGGCCACACCTGCTGCTATCTTTATTCTTGTATTCCAATCTAATGGTTCTTTATCAGGTAGAAAATCTGCAAAAGAATTGTTAAAATGGTTTACAATGATGCAACAGATTATGTTGTATGATAGCTACCAGAACAGTACTCTAACATAAACCCAACAAAGAAGTAGTGAATGACATTGAAATTAGCATATTATCCAACGTTGATGTTAAGCAATAACTACCAGAATAGTATTCTAACGTAAACCCAACAAAGGAGTATTAAATGAGCAATAACAGCCATACCTGTGGAGAAAAATCATAGGCACACACATTAATATTGAGAGAAATATTTAGTCAAAGTATAAGTGCACATATTAAGATTTGTTAAATGCAAATTTTATTTCCCCATTGTAAAACCGATATAAGAGTCCAACAGCCCAAAATTCATtcaaagattaagaaaaatgaatgctCTACTGAACTCTTGAAACAAACATAAATCAACCAAATGGCATGACTTTTGTTTTTGGCTTTCCACAAAAGAAGTCAAGTTATTAAACTACAATCGAGAGAATCACAACAGTGAGTCATTTTCACATGCAAGGTATGTAAAGTCATTTGGTGGTACAAATAAATTTCATGCCTGTGCTCAACATTTTCAGCTTGTTGATAGTTGTTGACAATGTTAATCCTCACTTACAACATTGGGTGGAGAAGTGACAAGGCTTAAAatcattcaaccaaaactcTCGTAGCCTAAATGTAACCACATGCAGGAAAAGAGAGAGACAGAGTTTCAGGAATGCAATTAAAGCACAAAGCACAAGATCCCTTAACATTGTGATCAGCTGAGGAACCCACTCTTACTAAGTGAACAAATGCATTAATACTTGAGGCagtaccatttgaacaagcaaGCTCTTCATCAACCTCAAACAATAGAATGTGGAGTAAAGGCATGATATGATACAATACCAATCACCACTATTCAAAACACCAAACCATCCATTCACCATACTATGCCACTTATATGCTCTCAACCCCacctttcccattttcctgGAACGAACATTGACCCCCATACCTAGAATAAACAAGTTTGAGCCTATGCTCTGTCCTtgaggcttcattatttctgcattttatttttccttataAATGGCATCATTGTAAAGAAAGAACAATCAACATAAAAGTTAGTTTAAGTAGAAAAAACCCAATTAACTTTCTAAACAAAACTTGCACTGTCATCATGTCTTCCTTAAAAAAGTTTATGCAGTTCATAAATTTCAGTAAACATGTAAATTCAATTTTAAAATGGAATGGACTTCTTGTTGAACATGCAATAACTGAGTCGCAAACAATTGACAAGATAATGAACAAGAATGCCTGAAATGATATCATGAAGATGATCTTCCAAGGATCCCAAGGGCATGAACTAATAGACAAGTAGCCTCTGGTCCCCATCAGCACAGTAATCGATTAAATTTACAAGGTTAGAAAGACATAAAAAACTGAACATAAGAACCTCAACACAAAATTTTCGATTACCTTGAAGCCCATTTCTATCCAATTGCTTAACTGCAACAACCTGTCCATTCCAGTAATCAAATTAATTAGCAATAATAAACTTGAAAAGCAGCCAGAAAATTTTTGGTAGAGgcatttctaataaaatcaatattgccatttttaaaaaaattaggaaaattcagaaaaagtccgatgaaatgaaataagtaagaaaaaaatagagaaaatgaCGGATACCTCACTCTACTACTTTAGCTTGAAGATCTGGAGTTGAAGCTTTCTTTCAGATCATCTCTAAGTGGGCCCAAAAAAGGAGGACATATTggttaaaaattagaaaaaaatagaaatgaaaaaaaCAGAAACGAAAATAAACacacttttttttataatagaAATAAAATAGCTCAGATCCATTTGCATTCTTTTGCCCAGGTACAAAGGattaagtgaaaaaaaaaggatcggAGGAGCTCGTTATATAGAATGTATCATACAAGAAGGGCAAAAAAGAGATACGTTCAGTGGATCAAACCTTCCTTCCCATGGATTGGATCAAAGTAGAGTCCACTGAGTCGGAATCATTGACCCCTGTTGTCATAGGGACACAGAATTCCCGACGAGATAAGACCGGAACAGTCGTCAATCCGATGCGAAAGGGAAGCTTCACATTCGAGAATATAAGAGCACTAAAATTGTCTTCTTCCCGTCTTGCACGTAGAGATACGAAAGTACAACAGCAAAAGAGACGGTACCCGCACGACCACAGAGCAAACCGTCCATGAGTATTTTTGGAAGTCCATCTACGATCGTGTAGGAGAAAGGAAAACTAACgaaaaagaatgaagaaatgatagatgaaatgttttggagaGGAAGAAAGCGGCGGAGCTtctgaggagagaaaagagagagagaagcgTGTGGTCTCTATTCTTTACCCTAGCcatctatttttattttcgaaacgaatcgaAAGCACCATAGATCTACACTCTAGCTGCATTTCCAGaaaaaacaagacaaaacaTCGACGTAACCAGAtagaagagagaaaaataaatCACTAATGAAAGGAAAGTAGCGGAAGAATTGAGGTACTACCTGAAACAATAGAGAGGAAGCAGCAGTCAGTGCTTCACTTGTGGTTCTATCTTAGACCGGAAAATAAAagtcaagaaataaaaaaaaaatccacattAGTTCTCCAATTGCAACCAGAAAAGCAAACAAAGACGGCAGTCTTTCATTTACAGGGTTCGAAGCTCCAAATGTTTTTGAAGcgcaaaaaatgaaagaaaaaagaaaaataataaaaagttgaaGTAATATTCAAGAATAGAGTGGGAAGGAAAGGATAAGGAGAGATAATAAAGATTTTGAGAGCAAGAGGAAGAGGGAAAGATCTGATCAAGGACTGGTggtgagaagaaagaaaagatcagaggagaaaaatgaaaattttcaaagaaatagaaaagAGAATGAAGGAGAGCTAAAATGTTCTGAGGAGGAGGAAACAAAATAGAAGTGGCGGCGTTCTGAGGAGAAAAGAGTGAGAGAGAACCCTAgcgcaaaaagaaagaaaggaaacaaatcATGAGAGAGCAACCAA
Protein-coding sequences here:
- the LOC113697216 gene encoding uncharacterized protein, with product MAIHKTQRGKPLQRPPSRSSILIILTATVGCIAVFYIASSFSSTKGFFYSITETSIQSSNARNHRDSEKYLYWGNRIDCPGKHCESCEGLGHQESSLRCALEEAMYLQRTLVMPSRMCINPIHNKKGILHQSNDASSEERWAASSCAMDSLYDLDLISGTVPVILDNSKEWHRVLLTSMKLGSRGIANVQGVSREDLGSKSSYSNILLINRTASHLSWFMECKDRNNRNAILLSYSFLPSMASKKLRNAAEKIKVLLGDYDAIHVRRGDKLKTRKDRFGVVRSLHPHLDRDTRPEFISCRIAKWVPPGRTLFIASNERTPGFFAPLASRYKLAYASNYSSILDPVVENNYQLFMVERVIMTGARTFIKTFKVDDNDLSLTDDPKKNTKAWQIPVYTLDIREC